In Sander vitreus isolate 19-12246 chromosome 7, sanVit1, whole genome shotgun sequence, a genomic segment contains:
- the ddx19a gene encoding ATP-dependent RNA helicase DDX19A yields MSEDSWAVAVDVQEATNPSTQFDFSKKVERVRGPRNIRGDINGNILPEKTENGDSKREAEKVDLAEQSLLNKLIRRSLVRNRNQVEVLQRDPTSPLYSVKTFEELRLKPELLKGVYNLGFNRPSRIQENALPMMLAQPPQNLIAQSQSGTGKTAAFSLAMLSHVNPDNKWTQCLCIAPTYELALQIGQVIEQMGALCPDVKLAYGIRGNRLERGVKLQEQIVIGTPGTVLDWCTKYKLIDPKKITMFVLDEADVMIATQGHRDQSIRIHRQLTKDCQMLLFSATFEDSVWRFAEQVVPDPNIIRLKREEETLDTIKQFYVLCREKEDKFTALCNLYGSLTIAQAMIFCHTRKMAAWLTANLTKEGHQVALLSGEMTVEQRAAVIDRFRNGKEKVLVTTNVCSRGIDVEQVSLVVNFDLPVDMDGNADNETYLHRIGRTGRFGRRGFAVNMVDSKHSMDVINQIEMHFNRRITKLDTSNLEEMENLIS; encoded by the exons ATGTCCGAAGACTCGTGGGCGGTTGCTGTCGATGTTCAAGAAGCCACAAATCCATCCACACAG TTTGACTTCTCAAAAAAAGTTGAGCGAGTGCGTGGTCCTCGTAACATAAGAGGAGACATAAATG GCAACATATTGCCAGAGAAGACTGAAAATGGAGATTCgaaaagagaagcagaaaaaGTGGACCTGGCTGAACAGTCCCTGTTGAATAAGCTGATCCGCCGCTCTCTGGTGCGGAACAGAAACCAGGTGGAGGTCCTGCAGCGGGACCCCACCTCTCCTCTCTACTCTGTCAAGACATTTGAAGAGCTGAGACT GAAACCTGAGCTGCTGAAGGGTGTGTACAACCTGGGTTTCAACAGACCATCCAGGATCCAGGAGAATGCCTTGCCCATGATGTTGGCACAGCC ACCTCAGAATCTGATCGCCCAGTCCCAGTCTGGCACGGGTAAAACTGCTGCTTTTTCTCTTGCCATGCTCAGCCATGTAAACCCGGACAATAAGTGGACCCAG TGCCTTTGCATCGCGCCAACATATGAGCTCGCTCTGCAGATCGGCCAAGTAATCGAGCAAATGGGGGCATTGTGCCCTGATGTGAAACTGGCTTACGGCATTCGGGGCAACAGAC TGGAGCGAGGCGTCAAGTTGCAGGAGCAGATTGTCATTGGAACACCAGGCACAGTCCTCGACTGGTGCACCAAGTACAAGCTCATTGACCCCAAGAAGATTACGATGTTTGTGCTCGACGAGGCTGATGTGATGATCGCCACGCAAGGCCACCGGGACCAGAGCATTCGGATCCATAG ACAGCTGACAAAGGACTGCCAGATGCTCCTTTTCTCTGCAACCTTTGAGGACTCTGTGTGGAGGTTTGCAGAGCAGGTGGTTCCCGATCCCAACATCATCAGGCTGAAGCGTGAGGAGGAGACACTGGACACAATCAAGCAGTTCTACGTGCTCTGTAGGGAGAAAGAGGACAAGTTCACAGCACTCTGTAATCTTTATGGGAGCCTTACCATTGCACAGGCCATGATCTTCTGCCAT ACTCGCAAGATGGCTGCTTGGCTGACTGCGAACCTGACCAAGGAGGGTCACCAGGTGGCATTACTGAGCGGGGAAATGACCGTGGAGCAGAGAGCTGCCGTCATCGATCGATTCAGGAACGGCAAGGAGAAGGTCCTGGTGACCACAAACGTGTGCTCCAGGG GTATAGACGTGGAACAAGTGTCACTTGTGGTCAACTTTGACCTCCCTGTGGACATGGATGGGAACGCCGACAACGAGACCTACCTTCACCGGATTGGCCGCACAGGACGCTTTGGCAGAAGAGGATTTGCCGTCAATATGGTGGACAGCAAACACAGCATGGATGTCATCAACCAAATTGAGATGCATTTCA ACCGGAGAATCACGAAACTTGACACGAGCAATCTGGAAGAAATGGAAAACCTGATCAGCTGA
- the ubxn10 gene encoding UBX domain-containing protein 10, translating into MHLTRPKSSKGRSRAAVNTSLYSGDPGSTQRPPVSPDSPVYSRPDRSLRSQSQPIMWQASQLSQDEVLQMLRHAPAAPPQSLNKYKVLPSIGGRQSEVSPGTSLDKKISKLSLSDDAIHQPRHSHGESDPPTVKDVTQSSSSSSSEVDKRAGVWPKPPDSGSVITKEAGSLLLAIRAPCGRRFQQHFEPTDTLLMVRASAELMYGEKYGEAAIETMDLPRRTFTDMDVTLAQCGIQNRSVLCISQNGSMGERE; encoded by the coding sequence ATGCATTTAACCAGGCCGAAGTCCTCCAAAGGGCGAAGCAGAGCGGCTGTAAACACTTCTCTGTATTCAGGGGACCCTGGCAGCACCCAGAGGCCACCCGTGTCTCCAGATTCTCCCGTGTACAGCAGGCCAGACAGGAGCCTCCGCTCCCAGTCCCAGCCCATAATGTGGCAGGCCAGCCAGCTGAGCCAGGATGAGGTTCTGCAGATGCTGCGGCACGCCCCCGCTGCTCCACCACAGTCCTTAAACAAGTACAAGGTTCTGCCATCCATAGGGGGGCGGCAGTCAGAGGTGAGTCCCGGGACAAGCCTGGACAAAAAGATTTCCAAGCTCAGTCTGTCTGATGATGCTATCCATCAGCCAAGGCACAGCCATGGAGAGTCAGATCCCCCCACAGTGAAGGATGTGacccagagcagcagcagcagcagctctgagGTGGATAAGAGGGCTGGGGTCTGGCCTAAGCCCCCTGATTCAGGATCAGTCATTACCAAAGAAGCTGGCAGTTTGCTCTTAGCTATCCGAGCACCATGTGGCAGAAGGTTTCAGCAGCACTTTGAGCCCACAGACACTCTGCTGATGGTGAGAGCCAGTGCAGAGCTCATGTATGGAGAAAAGTATGGAGAGGCCGCCATTGAGACCATGGATTTACCACGCAGGACCTtcacagacatggatgtaaccCTGGCCCAGTGTGGCATCCAGAACAGATCGGTGCTGTGCATCTCTCAGAATGGCAGTATGGGGGAGCGTGAGTGA
- the cptp gene encoding ceramide-1-phosphate transfer protein, which translates to MAGPQEEQKFCLQEVLDTFKLCLSEKKDVYLEHYVAGWRGLVKFLNSLGSVFGFISKDAVNKINILVTHLHGENGSQYVTVQSMVKYELENQLVDLTKRGSHPESGCRTLLRLHRALRWLELFLERLRTSSEDSKTSVMCSEAYNESLSQHHPWVVRKAAGMAFCVLPGRPAFLEVMNVGPPEQVVAMLGEAVPLISEVYQITEELYAQQNLLDLP; encoded by the exons ATGGCTGGTCCTCAAGAAGAACAGAAATTCTGCTTACAGGAGGTGCTCGATACTTTCAAATTGTGTTTGTCGGAGAAAAAAGACGTCTATCTTGAACACTACGTCGCTGGGTGGCGTGGTCTTGTAAA GTTTCTGAACAGCTTGGGCAGTGTGTTTGGCTTCATTTCTAAGGATGCTGTCAACAAGATCAATATCCTGGTCACTCACCTGCACGGTGAGAACGGGTCTCAGTATGTCACTGTCCAGTCAATGGTCAAATATGAGCTGGAGAATCAACTAGTGGACCTGACCAAGAGAGGCAGTCATCCAGAGTCAGGCTGCCGTACCCTGCTGAGGCTCCACCGGGCACTGAGGTGGCTGGAGCTCTTCCTGGAGCGCCTCCGCACCAGCAGCGAGGACAGCAAGACTTCGGTCATGTGTTCAGAGGCCTACAATGAGTCTCTCTCCCAGCACCACCCTTGGGTGGTCCGAAAAGCTGCGGGCATGGCATTCTGCGTGCTCCCAGGACGCCCCGCTTTCTTAGAAGTGATGAATGTGGGCCCCCCCGAGCAGGTGGTGGCCATGCTAGGGGAAGCTGTGCCTCTCATCTCTGAGGTGTACCAGATCACAGAGGAACTTTACGCTCAGCAAAACCTGCTGGACTTACCATAG